Proteins from one Shewanella pealeana ATCC 700345 genomic window:
- a CDS encoding IS110-like element ISSpe2 family transposase: MNITTIGLDIAKSVFHFVGVNKAGKLVKKKIIKRKELVLFLAQIEPCLVVMEACGGANYWAREFEKVGHQVKLIAPQYVVPYRQGNKNDYNDALAIAEAAQRPNMRFVEPKPVEQQDIQMLHRMRERLNKQSTALINQVRGMLAEYGIVITKGKASFRTKLPDILENADNELTVKGRSVFYQLYEEFNDIEKRLKNCDAQVQQEVKSNQVCQRLESVPGIGPVTATAFYAAVGQGKDFTNGRHFSAWCGLVPKQHSSGGKNNLLGISKRGNAYLRTLFIHGARTVLQHSSNKTDRFSCWASALAERRGFNRACVAVANKLARIAWVIAAREDEYRITV; this comes from the coding sequence ATGAACATTACTACAATTGGTCTTGATATCGCAAAGTCCGTTTTTCATTTTGTTGGCGTTAATAAAGCCGGAAAGCTTGTCAAAAAGAAGATAATTAAGCGCAAAGAGTTAGTGCTTTTTCTTGCTCAAATAGAACCTTGCCTTGTTGTGATGGAAGCCTGTGGCGGTGCAAACTATTGGGCTAGGGAGTTCGAGAAAGTTGGCCATCAAGTTAAGTTAATAGCACCCCAGTATGTCGTTCCCTACAGACAAGGAAATAAGAATGACTATAACGATGCACTTGCGATAGCTGAAGCAGCACAACGCCCCAACATGCGCTTTGTAGAGCCTAAGCCAGTAGAGCAGCAAGATATTCAGATGCTGCATCGAATGAGAGAAAGACTAAACAAACAATCTACTGCACTGATAAATCAAGTGAGAGGTATGCTCGCTGAGTACGGCATTGTCATCACAAAAGGAAAAGCGTCTTTTAGGACAAAGCTACCAGATATTCTAGAAAATGCCGATAACGAATTAACAGTCAAAGGCCGAAGTGTTTTTTATCAACTATATGAAGAGTTTAATGACATTGAGAAGCGACTTAAAAACTGTGATGCCCAAGTTCAACAAGAGGTGAAAAGTAACCAAGTATGCCAGCGCTTAGAAAGCGTACCAGGCATTGGCCCTGTGACTGCCACAGCATTTTATGCAGCTGTTGGGCAAGGTAAAGATTTTACCAATGGGAGACATTTTTCAGCATGGTGCGGTCTAGTACCCAAACAGCATAGTAGTGGCGGGAAAAATAATTTGCTTGGTATTAGTAAGCGAGGAAACGCTTATTTGAGAACGCTATTTATCCACGGGGCAAGAACTGTCTTACAGCATAGTTCTAATAAAACTGACAGATTTAGTTGCTGGGCTAGCGCACTTGCAGAAAGGCGTGGCTTTAACAGAGCTTGTGTTGCCGTAGCTAATAAGCTTGCACGAATAGCGTGGGTTATAGCAGCAAGAGAAGATGAATACCGTATCACAGTATAA